From a region of the Arvicanthis niloticus isolate mArvNil1 chromosome 6, mArvNil1.pat.X, whole genome shotgun sequence genome:
- the Omg gene encoding oligodendrocyte-myelin glycoprotein isoform X2 codes for MALMEYQILKMSSCLFILLFLTPGILCICPLQCICTERHRHVDCSGRNLTTLPLGLQENIIHLNLSYNHFTDLHNQLTPYTNLRTLDISNNRLESLPAQLPRSLWNMSAANNNIKLLDKADTAYQWNLKYLDVSKNMLEKVVLIKNTLGSLEVLNLSSNKLWTVPTNMPSKLRIVDLSNNSLTQILPGTLINLTNLTYLYLHNNKFTFIPDQSFDQLLQLQEITLHNNRWSCDHKQSITYLLKWVMETKAHVIGTPCSKQVSSLKEQSVYPTPPGFISSLFTMSEMQTVDTINSLSMVTQPKVTKIPKQYRGKETTFGVTLSKDTTFSSTDRALVPYPEDTPTEMTNSHEAAAATLTIHLQDGMSSNASLTSATKPSPTPVTLSITSGMPNNFSEMPQQSTTLNLRREETTANVKTQPPSAASAWKVNASLLLMLNAVVMLAG; via the exons ATG GCTTTGATGGAATATCAGATATTGAAAATGTCTTCCTGCCTgttcatccttctgtttctcacGCCTGGCATTTTATGCATTTGTCCTCTCCAATGTATATGCACGGAGAGGCACAGGCATGTGGACTGTTCAGGCAGAAACCTGACTACATTACCCCTTGGACTGCAAGAGAACATTATACATTTAAATCTGTCTTATAACCACTTTACTGACCTGCATAACCAGTTAACCCCATATACCAATCTGAGGACCCTGGACATCTCAAACAACAGGCTTGAAAGTCTGCCTGCTCAGTTACCTCGGTCTCTCTGGAACATGTCTGCTGCTAACAACAATATTAAACTTCTTGACAAAGCTGATACTGCTTATCAGTGGAACCTTAAATACCTGGATGTTTCTAAGAATATGCTGGAAAAGGTTGTTCTCATTAAAAATACCCTAGGAAGTCTTGAGGTTCTTAACCTCAGCAGTAACAAACTTTGGACAGTTCCAACCAACATGCCTTCCAAACTACGTATTGTGGACCTGTCTAACAACTCACTGACACAAATCCTTCCAGGGACATTAATAAACCTGACAAATCTTACATATCTTTACCTGCACAACAATAAATTCACATTCATTCCAGATCAGTCTTTTGACCAACTCTTGCAGTTGCAAGAGATAACTCTTCATAATAACAGGTGGTCATGTGACCATAAACAAAGCATTACTTACTTATTGAAGTGGGTGATGGAAACGAAAGCCCATGTGATAGGGACTCCTTGTTCTAAGCAAGTATCCTCTCTGAAGGAACAGAGCGTTTACCCCACACCTCCTGGATTTATCTCAAGCCTATTTACTATGAGTGAGATGCAGACAGTGGACACCATTAACTCTCTGAGTATGGTAACTCAACCCAAAGTGACCAAAATACCCAAACAGTATCGAGGAAAGGAAACCACATTTGGTGTCACCCTAAGCAAAGACACCACTTTTAGTAGCACTGATAGGGCTCTGGTGCCCTACCCAGAAGACACACCCACAGAAATGACCAATTCACATGAAGCAGCAGCTGCAACTCTAACTATTCACCTCCAGGATGGAATGAGTTCAAATGCAAGCCTCACCAGTGCAACAAAACCATCCCCAACACCCGTGACCCTCAGTATAACTAGTGGCATGCCAAATAATTTCTCTGAAATGCCTCAACAAAGCACAACCCTTAACTTACGGAGGGAAGAAACAACTGCAAATGTAAAAACTCAGCCACCTTCTGCGGCTAGTGCTTGGAAAGTAAATGCCTCACTCCTTTTAATGCTCAATGCCGTGGTCATGCTGGCAGGCTGA
- the Omg gene encoding oligodendrocyte-myelin glycoprotein isoform X1 — translation MRLKALMEYQILKMSSCLFILLFLTPGILCICPLQCICTERHRHVDCSGRNLTTLPLGLQENIIHLNLSYNHFTDLHNQLTPYTNLRTLDISNNRLESLPAQLPRSLWNMSAANNNIKLLDKADTAYQWNLKYLDVSKNMLEKVVLIKNTLGSLEVLNLSSNKLWTVPTNMPSKLRIVDLSNNSLTQILPGTLINLTNLTYLYLHNNKFTFIPDQSFDQLLQLQEITLHNNRWSCDHKQSITYLLKWVMETKAHVIGTPCSKQVSSLKEQSVYPTPPGFISSLFTMSEMQTVDTINSLSMVTQPKVTKIPKQYRGKETTFGVTLSKDTTFSSTDRALVPYPEDTPTEMTNSHEAAAATLTIHLQDGMSSNASLTSATKPSPTPVTLSITSGMPNNFSEMPQQSTTLNLRREETTANVKTQPPSAASAWKVNASLLLMLNAVVMLAG, via the exons ATGAGGTTGAAG GCTTTGATGGAATATCAGATATTGAAAATGTCTTCCTGCCTgttcatccttctgtttctcacGCCTGGCATTTTATGCATTTGTCCTCTCCAATGTATATGCACGGAGAGGCACAGGCATGTGGACTGTTCAGGCAGAAACCTGACTACATTACCCCTTGGACTGCAAGAGAACATTATACATTTAAATCTGTCTTATAACCACTTTACTGACCTGCATAACCAGTTAACCCCATATACCAATCTGAGGACCCTGGACATCTCAAACAACAGGCTTGAAAGTCTGCCTGCTCAGTTACCTCGGTCTCTCTGGAACATGTCTGCTGCTAACAACAATATTAAACTTCTTGACAAAGCTGATACTGCTTATCAGTGGAACCTTAAATACCTGGATGTTTCTAAGAATATGCTGGAAAAGGTTGTTCTCATTAAAAATACCCTAGGAAGTCTTGAGGTTCTTAACCTCAGCAGTAACAAACTTTGGACAGTTCCAACCAACATGCCTTCCAAACTACGTATTGTGGACCTGTCTAACAACTCACTGACACAAATCCTTCCAGGGACATTAATAAACCTGACAAATCTTACATATCTTTACCTGCACAACAATAAATTCACATTCATTCCAGATCAGTCTTTTGACCAACTCTTGCAGTTGCAAGAGATAACTCTTCATAATAACAGGTGGTCATGTGACCATAAACAAAGCATTACTTACTTATTGAAGTGGGTGATGGAAACGAAAGCCCATGTGATAGGGACTCCTTGTTCTAAGCAAGTATCCTCTCTGAAGGAACAGAGCGTTTACCCCACACCTCCTGGATTTATCTCAAGCCTATTTACTATGAGTGAGATGCAGACAGTGGACACCATTAACTCTCTGAGTATGGTAACTCAACCCAAAGTGACCAAAATACCCAAACAGTATCGAGGAAAGGAAACCACATTTGGTGTCACCCTAAGCAAAGACACCACTTTTAGTAGCACTGATAGGGCTCTGGTGCCCTACCCAGAAGACACACCCACAGAAATGACCAATTCACATGAAGCAGCAGCTGCAACTCTAACTATTCACCTCCAGGATGGAATGAGTTCAAATGCAAGCCTCACCAGTGCAACAAAACCATCCCCAACACCCGTGACCCTCAGTATAACTAGTGGCATGCCAAATAATTTCTCTGAAATGCCTCAACAAAGCACAACCCTTAACTTACGGAGGGAAGAAACAACTGCAAATGTAAAAACTCAGCCACCTTCTGCGGCTAGTGCTTGGAAAGTAAATGCCTCACTCCTTTTAATGCTCAATGCCGTGGTCATGCTGGCAGGCTGA
- the Evi2b gene encoding protein EVI2B isoform X1, whose product MPLPLRMKEETSEMEFKHLFFILLCQDLNNMSFSETEATPTEQQSQSTLLTPSMLYVTTDSQNTAGNALSQTTQFNNISSGRQVPPAQITTEQATTAVYVSSKPLTYNITSQAVSTVNNSFPQTSLSGFTLTNQLSPSTHNSTRQPPKPLVYTSIQWLPSPAPTPSGKPVLQTTHNRPTKSIPAIYLPRETPPPPPLTSEPTSGKGTAHKTNQNAIAAILIGTIIISMLVAILMIILWKYLRKPVLNDQNWAGRSPFADGETPEMCMDNIRESEVSTKRASVVSLMTWKPSKSTLLADDLEVKLFESSEHINDTKNLKTENIKDQINGLSEDSADGSTVGTAVSSSDDADLPLPPPLLDLDENLSDKPTMIAVPPLPKDSTNLQPSPDGLNQVCEDHHSEIKEPFPPPPDSFSVPLSEDFINNQESTHEAQCQEFSTPDLHQDLTDSLPPPPTELL is encoded by the coding sequence GAGGAAACATCTGAAATGGAATTCAAGCATTTGTTCTTTATCCTGCTTTGTCAAGACTTGAACAATATGTCTTTCTCAGAGACAGAAGCAACTCCAACAGAGCAGCAGTCACAGTCTACTTTACTTACACCATCAATGTTATATGTTACAACTGATTCTCAAAACACAGCAGGGAATGCTCTGAGTCAAACAACACAATTCAACAACATTTCTTCTGGACGACAAGTACCACCTGCCCAAATCACTACTGAACAAGCAACAACAGCTGTTTATGTGTCTTCAAAACCACTTACTTATAACATCACCAGCCAAGCAGTATCAACGGTCAACAACTCCTTCCCACAAACATCACTATCTGGGTTCACGCTGACCAATCAACTATCACCTTCTACCCATAATTCTACTAGACAACCACCAAAACCTCTTGTCTATACTTCCATACAATGGCTACCATCGCCTGCTCCTACCCCTTCTGGAAAACCAGTACTACAGACAACTCATAATCGACCCACAAAATCAATCCCAGCTATTTATTTACCAAGagagacaccaccaccaccaccactcactTCAGAACCAACGAGTGGCAAAGGAACTGCTCATAAAACCAACCAGAATGCAATAGCTGCCATATTAATTGGTACAATTATAATTTCTATGCTGGTAGCTATACTCATGATTATACTGTGGAAATACTTGAGGAAACCAGTCTTAAATGATCAAAACTGGGCGGGCAGGTCTCCATTTGCTGATGGAGAAACACCTGAAATGTGTATGGATAACATCAGAGAGAGTGAGGTATCCACAAAACGTGCATCAGTTGTTTCACTTATGACTTGGAAACCAAGCAAAAGCACATTGTTAGCAGATGATTTAGAAGTTAAGTTGTTTGAATCAAGTGAACACATTAACGATACCAAAAACCTCAAAACTGAGAATATAAAAGATCAAATAAATGGTTTATCAGAAGACAGTGCTGATGGGTCCACAGTTGGTACAGCCGTGTCTTCTTCAGATGATGCAGATCTGCCCTTACCACCTCCCCTTCTTGATTTGGATGAGAACCTATCAGACAAGCCCACTATGATAGCTGTACCTCCTTTACCAAAGGATTCTACCAATCTCCAACCATCTCCAGATGGTCTAAATCAAGTGTGTGAAGATCATCATTCCGAGATCAAAGAGCCATTCCCACCACCCCCTGATTCATTTAGTGTGCCTCTGTCAGAAGATTTTATAAACAACCAAGAGTCTACCCACGAGGCTCAGTGCCAGGAGTTCTCCACTCCTGACCTCCACCAGGACCTCACAGACTCCCTGCCACCTCCACCTACAGAGCTTCTGTAA
- the Evi2b gene encoding protein EVI2B isoform X2, producing MEFKHLFFILLCQDLNNMSFSETEATPTEQQSQSTLLTPSMLYVTTDSQNTAGNALSQTTQFNNISSGRQVPPAQITTEQATTAVYVSSKPLTYNITSQAVSTVNNSFPQTSLSGFTLTNQLSPSTHNSTRQPPKPLVYTSIQWLPSPAPTPSGKPVLQTTHNRPTKSIPAIYLPRETPPPPPLTSEPTSGKGTAHKTNQNAIAAILIGTIIISMLVAILMIILWKYLRKPVLNDQNWAGRSPFADGETPEMCMDNIRESEVSTKRASVVSLMTWKPSKSTLLADDLEVKLFESSEHINDTKNLKTENIKDQINGLSEDSADGSTVGTAVSSSDDADLPLPPPLLDLDENLSDKPTMIAVPPLPKDSTNLQPSPDGLNQVCEDHHSEIKEPFPPPPDSFSVPLSEDFINNQESTHEAQCQEFSTPDLHQDLTDSLPPPPTELL from the coding sequence ATGGAATTCAAGCATTTGTTCTTTATCCTGCTTTGTCAAGACTTGAACAATATGTCTTTCTCAGAGACAGAAGCAACTCCAACAGAGCAGCAGTCACAGTCTACTTTACTTACACCATCAATGTTATATGTTACAACTGATTCTCAAAACACAGCAGGGAATGCTCTGAGTCAAACAACACAATTCAACAACATTTCTTCTGGACGACAAGTACCACCTGCCCAAATCACTACTGAACAAGCAACAACAGCTGTTTATGTGTCTTCAAAACCACTTACTTATAACATCACCAGCCAAGCAGTATCAACGGTCAACAACTCCTTCCCACAAACATCACTATCTGGGTTCACGCTGACCAATCAACTATCACCTTCTACCCATAATTCTACTAGACAACCACCAAAACCTCTTGTCTATACTTCCATACAATGGCTACCATCGCCTGCTCCTACCCCTTCTGGAAAACCAGTACTACAGACAACTCATAATCGACCCACAAAATCAATCCCAGCTATTTATTTACCAAGagagacaccaccaccaccaccactcactTCAGAACCAACGAGTGGCAAAGGAACTGCTCATAAAACCAACCAGAATGCAATAGCTGCCATATTAATTGGTACAATTATAATTTCTATGCTGGTAGCTATACTCATGATTATACTGTGGAAATACTTGAGGAAACCAGTCTTAAATGATCAAAACTGGGCGGGCAGGTCTCCATTTGCTGATGGAGAAACACCTGAAATGTGTATGGATAACATCAGAGAGAGTGAGGTATCCACAAAACGTGCATCAGTTGTTTCACTTATGACTTGGAAACCAAGCAAAAGCACATTGTTAGCAGATGATTTAGAAGTTAAGTTGTTTGAATCAAGTGAACACATTAACGATACCAAAAACCTCAAAACTGAGAATATAAAAGATCAAATAAATGGTTTATCAGAAGACAGTGCTGATGGGTCCACAGTTGGTACAGCCGTGTCTTCTTCAGATGATGCAGATCTGCCCTTACCACCTCCCCTTCTTGATTTGGATGAGAACCTATCAGACAAGCCCACTATGATAGCTGTACCTCCTTTACCAAAGGATTCTACCAATCTCCAACCATCTCCAGATGGTCTAAATCAAGTGTGTGAAGATCATCATTCCGAGATCAAAGAGCCATTCCCACCACCCCCTGATTCATTTAGTGTGCCTCTGTCAGAAGATTTTATAAACAACCAAGAGTCTACCCACGAGGCTCAGTGCCAGGAGTTCTCCACTCCTGACCTCCACCAGGACCTCACAGACTCCCTGCCACCTCCACCTACAGAGCTTCTGTAA